From Topomyia yanbarensis strain Yona2022 chromosome 1, ASM3024719v1, whole genome shotgun sequence, one genomic window encodes:
- the LOC131695024 gene encoding uncharacterized protein K02A2.6-like, translated as MVRNCSYCQSTRAEPAKVPTHCWESPSRPFDRIHVDFAGPFKNTYFIVLVDAYTKWPEVRILNNITTTTTIQVCREYFATYGIPSVMVSDHGVQFTSEEFQKFLKMNGVYHKMGAPYHPSTNGQAERFVQTFKAKLKSLQCDRSTMHTELCNILLVYRKTIHPATGKSPSMMLYNRQIRSRLDLMVPDNVAETKEVVGKVRDLLNGARVAARDYLDKEKWKFGVVSEKLGKLHYYIRLDDGRTWKRHIDQLREVGPTLPNRRDIPVVIKDVPAETVQTDDLDPELTATTSATQKVGATTTMGPKESPSESAGVTEKQIDKVTSGSRTANTSHPNQTDYRQSPRKSGRVIRPPSRLNL; from the coding sequence ATGGTGCGCAACTGCAGTTACTGTCAATCGACAAGGGCCGAACCTGCCAAAGTTCCTACGCATTGCTGGGAGTCACCGTCGAGGCCGTTTGACCGCATACATGTGGATTTTGCAGGGCCGTTTAAGAACACGTACTTTATCGTGCTTGTGGACGCCTACACGAAATGGCCTGAGGTGCGCATTCTTAACAACATCACCACTACAACCACAATTCAGGTCTGCAGAGAATATTTCGCAACGTACGGAATCCCTTCGGTTATGGTGAGTGATCATGGAGTACAATTTACTTCTGAAGAGTTCCAGAAATTCTTGAAGATGAACGGAGTTTATCATAAAATGGGGGCGCCATATCACCCATCAACCAACGGGCAAGCCGAACGATTTGTTCAGACGTTCAAGGCGAAGTTAAAGAGTCTGCAGTGCGACAGAAGTACGATGCATACCGAATTGTGCAACATACTTCTTGTTTATCGAAAGACCATACACCCTGCCACTGGTAAATCACCGTCCATGATGTTGTATAACCGACAAATTCGATCACGTCTAGATCTGATGGTCCCGGATAATGTTGCTGAAACAAAGGAAGTTGTCGGCAAAGTGCGTGACCTACTCAACGGAGCAAGAGTTGCAGCGAGAGATTACCTCGATAAGGAAAAGTGGAAGTTTGGTGTGGTTTCAGAGAAACTGGGAAAACTGCATTACTACATTCGTCTCGACGACGGCAGGACATGGAAGAGGCACATTGATCAGCTCAGAGAAGTTGGTCCAACTCTGCCGAACCGAAGAGATATACCAGTTGTTATCAAGGATGTACCTGCTGAAACTGTGCAAACAGATGATCTTGATCCAGAATTGACAGCAACGACCAGTGCGACGCAAAAAGTAGGAGCGACTACTACGATGGGTCCGAAGGAATCGCCATCAGAATCCGCTGGTGTAACAGAGAAACAAATCGACAAAGTAACCTCCGGTTCAAGGACTGCCAACACAAGTCATCCCAACCAGACAGACTATCGACAATCGCCAAGAAAATCGGGTCGAGTAATCCGACCGCCCAGTAGATTGAACCTTTAA